In Bacteroides cellulosilyticus, the genomic stretch CAACATTTTTATCGGACTCAAAAATCTCATGTTCTCCTGGCAGGGAAATAGAGAAAGTACTTCCATACCCCAGTTTACTATCCACCGTAATCGTCCCATGCAGCATATCAACCCATTCTTTTACCAAAGAAAGCCCGATACCGCTTGATAAGTTAGCGTCTGTCTGTCCCAAGGTTTCGAAACGTTTAAATAACATATCTATTTTATGCAATTCAATTCCATTTCCCTCATCTTTAACCTTAATAAGCAGATTCTTTTCTTTAAATTCAAGAATCAAATCAATATTCTTCCCATCCGGAGTATATTTAAAGGCATTTGACAGTAGATTAAACAATATTTTTTCCAGTTTATCCATATCTGTGTAAAGAGTATAATTATCATAAGGACAAACAAAATGGAAATCGATATTCCGCTGATGGGCCAAGCCCGTAAAGTTATCATAGATTTTTTTAGACAGTGTTACAACGTCCGCCTGCTCAATATACAACTTCATTTTGTTGTTCTGTATCTTTCTGAAATCAAGCAATTGATTGATAAGACGCAGCATACGGTCAGTGTTCTTCTTTGCAAGCTGTATGTTTTCCTGTCCCTCATCACTTAATTTCTCCCGATTAATAATCTCTTCTATAGGGCTTGCAATTAAAGTTAGGGGAGTGCGCAATTCATGAGATATATCCGTAAAGAAACGAAGTTTCAAGTTGGTAAGTTGCTGTTCAAAGTCCACTTTCCGTCTCAAGTTAAATATATAAGCAAAAGTAGCAGAGATCGCCAGAATTACCACTACTATTAACGCTATATATAACAGCCATGCCCAGCCTGTCTCCCAGAAGATAGGTTTCACATGAATAGCCAGCTGTGCCGTATTTTCCACCCAAAGCCCATCTCCATTCGTTGATTTCACTTCTAAAATAAAGTCTCCCGCCGGCAGATTCACCAAACTTGCCGTACGGCTATTTCCTATGTAGTTCCATTCTTCATCTATATTTTTCAGCCGATAGGCATATTGCAAATGCCCCGAACCTGCAAAATCCAAAGCAGCAAAAGTAATTGAGACATTACGCTCATCCTTTTCCAGCGTTAATTCCCGATTGGTAACAGGAGAAGATCTTTCCTGTTTATAATTCTTTCGGGTCCTCACATCCGTGAAAACAATATGTGGAGCAAACGGGCTTTTTTTGAGTTTATCCAAATCCAAGTATAAAACTTCCCTGTTCAAAGCTACATACATTCCATTGTTTTTATCCCTGATGAATGGTATTTCAGACACGGCCAGATGAGAATGGAAATAAAAGCGATCATAAGTATCTATAGTATTCTCAACCGGATTATATTTACAGATATGATTCTCAAAATTAATCCACAACTCATTATCTTTCCCTTCTGAAATAGTATAAGCCATATCGGAAGGCAATCCATTTAGTTTATTCAAATGGATAAATTCGATATTATCACATAGAAGGTCTTTAGAACTTACCAGATTTAGTCCACTACTATGAGTAACTACATAAATATCTCCTTTACGGCTTTCAAATACATATACTACATCATTATTACTAAGACTATTGGCACGTTTCGTTTCGCATTGATTCAGATTAAACTGTATTTTTTCCCATTGATCCGCATTTGTAGAAAAAGTCAGTAGCCCATCAGTGGTTCCCACCAGCATTATTCCTGCTGAAGTACAAAGCAGACTCCGCACCCTCAGATATTTGTTCTTGGGATAGAGTTCCAGTCCATTTTGATAATGCGCAAATTTCAGATTGGGAAAGCTGCCCTCCACTACATTCAATCCTCCCCCATACGTTCCAACCCAAATGTTTCCTTTTGTATCCTGACAAATAGAAAAAATAGCATCAGAACTCAATGAGTTTTTATCTTTCTCATTGTGTTTGAAATGATAAATCCGGAACTTTCCCGCTTCCGGAACTGCTACATAGATTCCTCCTGTCCTGCTACCCATCCATATCCTGTGCTGCTCATCCTCAAAAAAGCAATAGATATCCGCACCAAAAACAAGTTGCTTGTCTTTTACCAAATGCCCATCCCGGCTAAGATTACCGCAATACTCATGATTATCATTGTAGATTTCTATTCTTTCACTTTTATCAGCCACCCATATTCTCTGTTTGGAATCAACAAACAACCCGCGTATCTTATCATTGTGCCCTGTAGAGAAGTAGCTGTAACTCTCATTTAAGAAGGTCAGCTGATCGACACCGGAATCACAGCTTAACCATATATTTTGCTGATTATCTATCAGAAATTTCCTCCCGGTTGCATGATAATATGTATGTTCTCCATTTATGTACGTATAGCCTTGCTCAAAAACATTCGTTATAGGATTGTAAAATGAAAATTCGCCATTTGGAGCCAATATCCATATACGTCCGTAATTATCCTCATGGATAAAAATATTCGCTTTTTCCTTTTGGCTCAAAGGATAATTTATAAAGCTAATGCTTTTCTGTTTTAAATCACACCGGATAACATTTTCCTTTCCGTTAATCATCCACAGTATGCCATTGTTTGAAAGTAAATGATAAGATGGCTGTATGTCAGGATGATTCTCATTCACCAAAATGCTTTCTGCATGGTTGTTTTGAGTATCGTAGATGATTATACCCCGATTAGTCATAATACCCATTTTCGCATTAGGTAGTTCCAACAAGTCTATGATACCGTAATCAGTTTCTTTTATGGATATCTCTTTTATTCCTTCTTCCGGTGTATACGTTACCAATTCTCCATCCGGAGAAGACATATAAAGGATATGATCAATACATATTGCATTATTAAAATTCCGGCTGTCCGATAATTCCCGTTTTCCATAGACAAAGCATCCTTTATCAGTCAATACCCATTCATTATCATGAGCATCACGTACGACTGAATAAACACGGTTACCATGTTGCGGAACAGAACCGGAAGGAAGGAACATAACTCCTTTATCTTTTTTATACATGGCTTCATCAATACGCCATAAATTACCGTCAGAAGCTATTATCCATATGATCCCATTTGTCAATGGAATCATTTTCTCTACCAACTTGCATTCCTCTATCTGTGGATGATAGACAAAAATATCATTGAATTTTTCCTGGCGCACATCAAATAGATAAACCTTATCATCGTATGTATGACACCACAAGGCATCATCGGCTCCTTTGACAATGCTTACTAATCTATTGTATTTTAGTTTTGTATCATCTGTAGGATACGACTTATAATTCTTAAAAGTATATCCGTCAAACTTTTCCAGTCCATTCCATGTAGCCAACCAAATGTACCCATCATTATCCTGAAGCATATCCTGCACAATATTTTGTGACAAGCCATCTTCTATTGAATAATGCCGTACGTTGATCATCTCTTGTGCAGACAGTGCAGGAAGCAGATGACACCATATTATGGTCAGTAATAATTTTACTTTTGTATTCATCATAGTATAAGTAAGAAAGATTAATGTGGAGCAAATTTATTCCTTTTTTGGAAATTACGGATGAAAATCTGTAATAAAGCATTCCGACTACCCAATTTGAAGAAACAAACTTATTCCTCCCCCCCCCAACATCAAAGCTGCATTGCTATCGTTCAGTTCTTTCATATCCCGTCAACTGTCCTATTCATCGGCCTTTACACTGAAAGTACCCCTTCAGGGAATACTTTCAGCTTTCAGCCGTCACAATACACATTCCCATACTCCGTGTGCCGATGCACCACCCCTGCCTTCAGCAGTACCTGCCCGAAGCGCATGGTAGCGTTGTTCCAAGGATTTTCATAGGTAAATCCTACTAACATCACTACCTTTATGTACCGATTTAGAAACGACTGACTGGAGTCATTCACTCGAACAACTTCAGTCGGCCGATCTACCAACTCCAGTCACTCATCCGGCTGACTCTAGTGGTTCACTTTTAAAACAACACCTTTGGGTCAACAAGCATATACATTTAAAGCATTAAGATACAAGCATTATGGCAATAGTTTACGACTGGTACGAGAATCCCCCAAATAAACCTGAAAGCATTTTCCCCCGACACGAAAACGGTGAAACGTGCCATCGGCAACACCCGGCTGCACAAGATTGTAGTGGTATATAAAGGAATGGAAATGCGGGTGTGCGAGGAAATGACCTGATTCGCCTGAAAGAACCTTCCTTGTCCTTCAGGCGACAGTTTCAGCGGAAAAGCCGATGAATAAAGACAAGTATGAAGCCAGTAAACAACTCATTTTTAGTAAAACCAGTAACCCAAGTACACCAAAACAAACCCTGACAAAAAAACCGGATACCAGAGAAATGCGTTCTCTGTATCCGGCTCCCGATAGTGCCTATACTTTTATTTTGTACTTGCCAGCATCAAAGTTGCATCAGCATCGTTCAAAGCGTAAATGCTCTTTTGAATGTTGCTGTCGTAAGCATTGCTCTTAGAGTTCCAACGGGCGTAGTTTACTGCAATTTCATTGTTACTGTACTCTACATTCATTTTGAAGTAAGGAACCCAAGCTTCTTTTACGCTGTCCCACTTGGAAGCTTCCTTGCTGACTACGCGGTTTTCGTTATCGTAAGTATACGTGTAACGGAGGTGGCGGAACAAGTGACCGTCTTCGTTCTTAAAGATGGTCTTCGCGGTCATCAGTTCACCGGTCATCTCTTCATTCTTTACGTACTGGGTAGGATTGCTTGCACTTGCAGAGAAGTTCATTACACTTGCCATTACTACTACCATCATTACCACTGCTTTAGAAATTAAGTTCGTTTTCATAATCGTTATTTTTTTATTGTTATTACTTCTTGATTTTTAAAAGGAAGTCTTTGTCAACCGCCTTCGACTATATATAGTCAATTGCCGTGCCAAAGCAATAAAACACTGATTATCAACGATTATTCACTTTTAAGTAGTGTTCATTAACGAACAAGTGTCCGCACAAAAGCGGACAAATCAAGAATAGGAGAATATGAATCGTACAATTAATATTGCTGTATATACGTATCCAAACAATCCGTAGCCGATAACGCTAATTTTCCTTTTATACGTTGCTTTGCCTTCAGCACCGAACGGGGAGTTATATTGAAGAGAACTGCAATAGCCTTATTACCCAACCGGGCACGAACCAGATAGCATAACTTCAATTCCTGCATACTCAGTCCATATGAAGATAACGTCTCCGACAGGCAATCACCATACAGCATATCAATGACAGTAAACAGATTCGCCCACTCAGCCTCATCCCGGACAAGTCCGTAAGACGGATGCTGATGAAGACGAAGCAATTGCCCCATAGACACAAGTAGGGAAGAAGAACATTCAGCCAGTGCCGAGGCATTCTGATAGTCTTTCAGTTGTTTAGTCAGTTGTTTATTGCGGAATAACAGACAGGCATTCCAGTTATCATGATAAGTTTCCATATTCTATTTCTCGTTCTTTTATGTTCCATATAATTTGCATTCTCAATGCCGCCTCACTCTTCCGATTCAACGTCATCAGAACGTATAATACTACTCCCGGTATCCCAATTCTCCGCAATCTCCTCCACTTCCCTGCGCATCTCTTCAATAGCTGTAGAATAAACCTTGGGCTTCCGATTCAGCACATTCCATTTCATATCCCCGAACTTGTCTTTATCCCGATAGTCCGGCTCGGAATAAAGCTTAGCCAACAGATAGTAAGGATAGATTCTACCCGGCAGGCGACTAACAGAAATAAGAAAAAAAGCCTCGGCACATTTATATTCATGTAACGCCTGGCAGTTCTTACCCATAATATTCAATATCATCGGATCATTGCTATACAACCGTGCCTGATCCAAATATTCAAAAGATTCGTCATAGCGACCGGATTTATGCAGACTATGCCCATATTCAAACAAGAATGCACCCTTCTTCCTCAAAGACGGATAAAGCTTTTCATAAGCCCTGTTGGCAGCTTCGTAAGCCCCCGAGCGATAGAGTATTCTCGCATTCACCCAATCCCGGCAGGCATCTCTTTCTTGTGTCCATTTTTCCGCATAACCTCCGAGCCACACCACCAGACAAACACACAGAACAAGATACTTGCCAATTACATCACCTATCCCACAGGCAAGAAGCAGACATATAGCAGTTACGATGAAAGCCGGAAGATGCAACGGATAGGAAGAAAAAGAAAATACAAGCAGGGAAATAAGGGCTCCACAGATACCATAACGGCGGAGCTTCACTCCTATCCAAAGACAACCAAAGATTACAAACAGCACCAGTATACACATAGCGACACCATACGTCAGGGCAAACTCCATATACTCATTAAATGCATATTCAGGACTTCCTGCCACACGTTCTTCCCAAGAAGCATAGTTCCCTGAGGCAAAATATAAACTTTGAGCCTCGCCATAAGCACAAGCGAATCCGGTAGGGCATCCCCACGGATGAGCAGCAATAGCCCGGCAAGTTATCTTCCACATGAACAGACGGCCCAATGCAGAATCGGGTTTCAAAAAGAACATCCCGGCAGCAGCCAGCGACAGAAGCAAAAATATTCCGGCTCCCCATAAAACATAACGCTTCTTGTAGCGACGCCACAATATACTCCATTTTCGTTTGTCACGATGCATATATGCCACCCAAGCACAGCTTATTGCCGCAGCTACCCAAGCAGAGCGGCTCATGGTGGAAGGTAATACGCAAAGAATAAGCATACCCGACACGGCAGCCGTACCTTTTTCTATTTTATAGCGCGCAGGCATCCCTTTCCAACCACAAATGCGCAGATACAGATGAAGGCATACAGGCAGCGCCATTGCCAGATAACCCGCATACGGACCGGGATTGAAAAAAGAACCTATAAGTGCATAACGTGAATGACCGGAAACAGAAAATCCATAAAGCTGGCACAATCCCCACACTGCCTCAACACTTCCCAAAATAACTAAACTCCACGCCACATAAGCATAAAAATGCCGGAACTCCAAAGCATCTTCCCTGTAAGCCTTTCCGAACAACTGCAGGAAAGAAGCAATAAGAATGCATCCGGAAGAAAACAACACAGCCTTTCCTAACCAGACCCATTGCCCAACAGTTTCTCCGGAAGGAAGTTCGGGAGTTGTCGCACAAGCAAGACTCTGTAAGGAACATACAGCCGCAAACAACAGTAAGACCATTACTGCTGTCTTTATTTTATAAGTTTGTATTTTTCCCATCTTCTTACATTAGCCAGCTCTTTTCTTTATCATCTCATTCTATCTTTTTAAATGTCCTATCCCATCGAACCTTACCCGCACCCCTATCCACCGACTTCCAGATCCGGACAACCTTACCCACAATAAAAGGTTCCGGAAGCAAGCCCCAATAACGGGAATCTTGAGAATTCATAACCTTATCGCCTGCAACGAAATAATAGTTCTCTTTAAAACGGTAAGTATGGATCACACTGTCGTTCAGGAAAACCGTATCACTATGCAGGAAAAGTTTCTTTCTTTGTTCCCATTCTATCGCATTCCGATATAGGACAGCATGTTTAGGATTCATCTCTATCTCATCTCCTTTTGCAGGAAGATAGAGAGGACCAAAACACACGATATTCCAGTTCACCAATCCATTATAAGGATACCCACTCATCACTATTCCATAATCTTTTTCCCTGCCATTTGCTACCATACGCATCAGTGCATCCTGTGACTCCACATTTCCCAACGACGTTTCACAACCACTCACCCGGTAGTGAGCCTTCTTGATCTCAAACGTATCCCCCGGCAAAGCCACACATCGCTTTACATAGTAAGACATCAAGTTCAGGCCTATACTGTCCCATTGTGCAGGATAGGGAAAATTAAAAACCAACACATCATTCCGCCGTATCCTTCCCAATCCCGGCAGACGGGTAATCTTGACCTCTTTCCCTTCAAGAGCATCCCAAATATTAAAAATGCGTCCACCCATCACCCATTTATTCACCAAGATATTATCTCCGGCAAGCAGGGCAGGCTCCATTGAGTCGGAAGGAATCTTGAAAGTAGCGATACTGGTCACCTGAAGCAGTATCCATATCACCACTACTCCAAAAGCTATCAGGAACAGGTTGAGGAGCTTATCGACAACCCAAGACACCCCCTTCTTTTTCTTACCAGAACTGTTGTTTTCCATTTTTATATTCAAATATACGTTCATCCTTTCCACGGGTGTGATCTTTCAAATAGAGCAACGCACCTTCAGGAACCTTATAAAGCAAAGAATCGGAATGAGGACGTACCCTGCCTGCTGATGTCCACTCACCGTTATTATAATAGAAAAGTTCATACTCATCGTCCGTACGAATAAAATTATCACGGTTGCGGGGAGTGAATACAATCTTTTCGATGCGTCGGGGAGCACCCAAATCAAGTCCCGACCAGCCCCCTGTAGGCTGGGCATAATCAAAGGAGGTATAAGGATCTCCGTCGAACACGTTTGTGTATTCATGGGAACCGCCCAATCCGTTACCCCCCGGTGTACCGATAATCTTCCCTTTCAAAGGGACACTGTCAGCAAAAGATGTATAGAAAGCAACCTCCGAAATATTACAATAGCTGTCTTTAGGGCCATAATAGCGAACATAACGGTAAGATCGGGCACTATTTACCCGTGCAACATTCCAAAGCCGCTCGGGGAATTCCTTGATGATAAACAGTGTATCTTTCCTGTTGAAATGAGAGTCATTGCTACCTTCAAACACACCATCTACCATTCGCCGGACAAAAGGTTCAAAGTAAAGTTCATATTTATGGAGTAGGGTAACTTCAACCTCCCTACCTCCCGAAGGGAAAAATCGTACTTCACCGCTTTCCCTATCAAGCAAAAAAGGATCGCTTTGCGGGCATATACGGCCGTTTTCATAAGTTCCCAAGCGAAAGACAACTTGTCCCTCCACATCTTCAAAGACAGCACCAAGCTGCTTGTCGTAGAGGCACCACCCGATAGGAGCCCAGTCCATAAAGCTGGCGGAACAGAGATAGACCGGTTCGCCCTTCTTTAGAGGGCTGTAGAAGTTTCCGGGGCCAATCATTAATGTGCGGTTCTTGCTCCCCGCATATATAGCAGTAACATCACGAAAACAGGGATAACGAAAAGAGGGATGTCTCTCTTCCGGTTTCTTGCCCATAGCCCGAATCATTTCACGGTTAACGCTGAACGTGCGGCGATAAACCTTTCCCTTAGGGTCCCAATAATTATCAGGGCTATTCAGTTCAGAAGTAGGATCCAAAATGGAGCAACGATAGGAGTTGCCATCTTTGTCAAAGGCGGCATTCCAGTAATGGGGAACATTTTTATTTCCCCGCATCAACATGATTTCCTCGCTGCAAGGCAGGCCCAAAGCCCTGAAGACATACAGTTGCAAATCAGTGAAATTTACACAACTTCCCGAGCGCCAGTCCACTACTTTGGGACCGTAATGAGGACCAAATGAAAAAAGTTCGGTAAAATAGACCGGAGCCTTATGTAAGGTATCCATCAGTACTTGAGAAACGTACTTCGGATCTTCGGCTTCCGGAAGTCCTCGAATGCTGTCCAGCAATGGGTTATATTTATTATAGATTCTTTCACGCCAAGGTTCCAGCCTTTCATCGCCCACACGGTAAGGAAGAATAAACTCACAGAAATCGTCAAAAGAGACATTTTTCCCCCAAGGCTGTTCGTGCCATACTTTGAAAGCCCATTCTATATTCTCAATCAGATAGGCCGGATCAATATAGATATCGCTCTTCGCTTCTAACCTATCCAAATGAAAAGGGCCGCAAGCACGTTTAATGGAGTCCAACACTTTATCCGGATACATGGTGCCTTTGCCGTGAAGTTCAAAAAGCTTCAGGTAATCATTTAGAGCTTCACCTTCATAGCTATAGTGAAAAGGCAGATTTTCGATAAGAAAAACGGCAGCTCTATGCTTCAAAGAGTCATCTTGGTATTTGTCAAGAACAACCTGCAACTTGGGATTGGCTGATAGAATATCTTCCAAGGAAGGAGTAACTGAAACTCTGGAACAAGAAGTCAATGCTAGAAAAAAAAAGATAATTAATAAGTTACTGTATTCTTTCATAAGTATTTTAGTAATAAAATCTTCAATTCATCCATTCCACACAATTAATTTACAACATTTTACACATTCTATTCCAACGATAGTGTTTTGTCTCAGTATCTTTCGATTTCCATATAAACTCCGCTTTTCCAATAATATGATCTTCTGGAAGTAACCCCCAATAACGAGAATCATATGAATTATGGGGAGAGTCACCTGCCATGAAATAATAATTTTTCTGAAAAACATATACCTGTAAGTACTCTCTATTCAGCCAAACCGTATCATTCAACACATGCAATTCTCCACCTGTTTCATACAATACCAAATTCCAATAAGGCAAAATACTTTTACCATCAACCATAAGAGTATCACCGCGTTTTGGTACATAAAGAGGCCCAAAATCTGTAGTAGTCCAATTACATTGTTTGCTAAAAGAGAACATTTCACTATGCAACATTTCTTCTTTTTGAATGGTATATTTATAATAATCTATTTGACTCTTATAGTACCCCAAAGTATCCATCAGGCCTCTCACTTTATAAATCCCTTTTTCTATATAAAAGGTATCTCCTGGTATAGCAACACAACGTTTAATAATGTTCATACTTGTATTAAGCGTTATATGACTTCCATCAACATATGGATAATTAAAAACTAAGATATCATTATGATGTATATTTCTATAACCTTTAAGACGTTTGCACTCCAGATTTTTACTTCTTTGCACAGAAGTAAAATTAGTGATAATACGAGGACCAGGTATTTGTTTATTGACAAACACATAGTCTCCAGGTGTTATTGTAGGTTCCATAGATATAGAAGGTACTTTAAAAGATGCGAAAACAAAAAGTCTTAATAAAACAATGATAAATGATGTAACAAACGCTAAGATTAAATAAAATCTAAATTTAACAGCCACTTTCTTAAGTCTTTTCAACTTCTTCATTTTCTAGTCCTCTCTATCTATTAGTTAGTGATCGACTGCATAAAATATTTCTTTTTGATTATTTCAAAATAATGATCTGTTAAACTAGGAAAAGACCTATCTGGTATAAAAAAGTCCGACATTGTCAATGTCGTATCAATCACAAAATAATAAGGAGTTCCAATTCTCTCTGCTGGAATATTAATATATGGTAAGTTGTAAACATTCATATCTCTAATCCCAAGACGTTCCTTTACAATATTAAGATTTTTACTGCTTTCATAATCACCCCAAAATACAATGTTATTCTTTCCAATGCTATCTGAGTGACTAATTGTTTTAAGTATAGAGTATATAGTACATTCTTGGCAATTCAGTTCAGAAAACCGACAAATAAGAAGCTTATTTGTTCCTTGAAATGCATCTATGATCTTTCGTTCTTCTTTATTAAACACATTTTTTATTAATAGTAAACTATCTAATGCAATTCCATTATTAATCAAATTTACATCCAGATTAATCTTATACAAATTTGATAAAATATTTTTCGTTGTTACATCTCTTATTGTATTATTATAATACATCTTTTCAACTTTTATTTTATAAATCAAACAGATATTCAAAGCAGTCATTAATAGTATAATAATACATAGAATAATATATTTCTTAGAACATGACATGATAATTTTATTTACAATTTTTCATTTAAATAATAATAAAACAATACAGGATTAGAATCTTCCGTTAGATTTTCGAACAGAGAATCCAATAACAATTTATACCTCTCGCCATTGTATAATTGTGACTTTAGTGCCAATATTTGATAAGACTGAACATCAATTACAATACAATTTTCTTTATAACGTGCCTTAGGAGCGATATCCATAAAAGCAAAAAACGGATGATTACCAATGCCAGAACTTAAATAAGTTTTCTTCTTTCCATGAACATAAACCGCGCTTGGATACCCCCAGGGGGCCATAATATTGATATATGTAAAATTCTTCAACTCAATAAAATCTCCATTAAAAAAGTAATGATCTTCCAACATCTTATGAAATTGTTCAGTATTTACAATTTTTATATCAGTTACATTGTCTTGAGTTATATTAATATAGTATTTGGCCTCAACTAGAGAATCTTTAATACAGTATATTGTATCTACAATATTAGGACTATAATAAACTTCTTTTTGAAACTTGCGCAAGGTTCTATTTTTTGTATAATAAAAATCCTTTTTATATATATCTTTAAAAAAACTATAAATAACATCATTAACAGAGTTCGTTACAACTAACGAATTCTCCTTATCACCACCAAGTTTCGGATCATTCATTCCATAAATCTCATATGCTTTATTACCGGACTCCAAATATTCAAAATAATCATTAATAAAAGGTGTCTGTTCTGTTAATACATATTCG encodes the following:
- a CDS encoding 6-bladed beta-propeller, whose protein sequence is MIDPQKGQRLPFDSLIEKIEYVKLESLNDNLIGKIYQILFSDSLLFIIDSESTKTINIFDLQGNFKYRICHVGNGPKEYVDISNVCIVPDKKQLAILDRIQRRILYYKYNGEYVLTEQTPFINDYFEYLESGNKAYEIYGMNDPKLGGDKENSLVVTNSVNDVIYSFFKDIYKKDFYYTKNRTLRKFQKEVYYSPNIVDTIYCIKDSLVEAKYYINITQDNVTDIKIVNTEQFHKMLEDHYFFNGDFIELKNFTYINIMAPWGYPSAVYVHGKKKTYLSSGIGNHPFFAFMDIAPKARYKENCIVIDVQSYQILALKSQLYNGERYKLLLDSLFENLTEDSNPVLFYYYLNEKL